TGGAATAAGTATACCAAGCACCATATCCCGCTGGCATCGGAGTCAAATCAAGGGGAGCAGCCATTACAGGATTTATACTTTCTGAAGATGAAGTCACGGGGCCACCGCCAGCGGAGGAAAGTCGAACGTCCACAACTGCCGTACATTCTGCACCAGTAAAAGCAGAAGCGAAATTTGTAGAGCCGGATTTACATGCCCCACCACTCCCAGATCCACTTGTTCCACTGTTTGTCTGAATATTAAATCTTTTTAAAGCAATGTCCCATTGCGAAGTAGATTCTACTTTAACTCCATTTGACTTTAAACTCACGTACACCCAATTACAACTTGAGGTAGCATTAACTGTAGTGGTATAAGTTCCTGTTGTAACAACAGCATTGGTTGGAACTGCAGTACAAGGGATGCCACTTTCCACTCCACCAGCAAGCAACAATAAAGAAGCAGATGAATCATCATTACTGTCTTGTTTCAACGAACAGTTAAGAATGAATGAAACGATTAATAAAATTACGAATGAGAAATGTTTGGATGTTTGTAACTTAGGTTTTATTAGCATTTGTATACCTCTTCTAATATTTATTTGCCAAAGAACCGTTTGATCCCTTGGCAACTTCAATCTTTTAAAAATTATAGGATTGGTCTTGTCGATACGTGGACTTTAGTTGCGGTCAACAAGGCAGTGCTTGAAAAACGAAAATATGCAGCAAGAGAGTCTGTTGCTAAAATATTATTTGAGTCAGGCCAAGCAGAATATTTGATAATCGCATTATCACTATTAAGCGAACTTCTCACCTTACAATTTGCACCATTAATACCAGTTGCCCAGAAATGAACGGAAGGCGCAGATGTTGTAGAATTTCCGATACTAATACAAACATCAGCACCGTTTGCCAAAGCAAGACTTGGGTTAGCGCCTGAATCGGTTTGACCCCCTTGGTAGTTTCCGTAATCTTTATTACGAAACCAAGCGTATGGATTTGGACTAGAAACAGATTTACCAACAACAAAAGAATACTGACCCGTCAAAGTTGGAGCAGTAGTCGTAGGCGCAGTTTTATAACCTAAGAAAAAATAGAAATACCCGTTGTCTCCGAGAGCCTTCAGGTTTTCAATGCGAACAAAATTTCCATTTCCTGCAGCCGGTCGGCAAAGTTCTGCGTAAGTTCCAGATGTATAAGTAGCATCGATGGTTTTTTCACAAATCGTATTTGGGTCTTCATAGTTAGCAGCAATCGCTAATAATCCAAGAGATGTATTATTATTATCACTCGATTCGTCCGGGCAGGCAATCGAGAGGGAACCTACTACTAGTAGGGTAAAAAGTAGAGTCATTTTGCGGATCTGTTTCATTGGTCATTTTCCTAAAAGAGAATGAGTCTCATTTTTTGTACCCCCAAATGGAGTCAAGTACTTTGAGACTCATTCTCTTTTGTATTGACGCCTACTCCCTCCTCTTTGAACCTTGGATCATGATTCAATTCAACCTGACCAAAACATTAGGAACCCTTTTGGTATCCATTATTGTTCTAACATCACCCATATTTGCAGAACCGAACCATCGAATTGTTTCTGCAAACGGCACAATCACGGAAATTATTTACGCACTCAAATTGGAAAACCAGTTGGTTGCCGTAGATTCAACTTCCTATTTCCCAAAACAAGCAACAACACTTCCGAATGTAGGTTATCAAAGAACACTCACAAGCGAAGGAATTTTAAATGTAAAACCGACACAAGTCATCGGATTGGAATCAGCAGGGCCACCTGCAACCATTCAAAATTTAAAAGATGCAGGGATTCCCCTTTTATTGTTTCCAGACGAATACAAACTCGAAACTCCCAGCAATCGCGTGTTAGAGATTGGTAAAATTTTTGGAAAACAAAAAGAAGCGGAAAATTTAGCAAAATCAATCAACGAACAAATTCAAAAGTTAAAAATCAATAAAAACAATGTGAAGGTTCTTTTCATCTATTCGCGAAATCCAAGTTCTGTATTTATTTCTGGAACTGGTACAGCTGCTCATGCAATGATTGAACTTTCCGGTGCCAAAAATGCGGTGAACGAATTCTCGGAATACAAACCACTTACGAGTGAAGCTTTAGCAAAAGCAAACCCTGATATCATTTTAATGCCAGAAAAATCGGCACAAGGATTTGGTGGTGAAAAGGCAATTTGGGAAATCAATGGAATGGAATTCACACGTGCAGGCAAAGAGAAGAATTTGATTTTACTTGATGATTTACTTCTTCTTGGATTTGGACCACGACTTCCATTAGCTTTAAAAACACTTAACGATAAATGGAAACAGCTGGAATGAAGAAAAAATTTCTTTTTATCACATTCTGTATTCTTTTTACTATTTTTTCTGCGTTTGCCTCTTCACTATTCGGTGCGATGAGTATTCACTGGGGAGACTTATTCCTCAGTGATAGTATGGAATCTCGAGTTTTTTTCGAGTTACGTATACCAAGAATCCTTTTAGGACTTATGGTAGGAGGATCTCTTGCTTGGTCTGGAGCATTGGCTCAAGGTTTATTTAGAAACCCTATTGTAGATCCAGGTCTTATTGGGATCACAGCAGGATGTTCTTTATTTGCATCCATTGCGATTGTACTTGGTAGTTCCATTCCATTTTTACATTCCATATGGAGTGTTGTCCTCTTTTCTTTTGTCGGAGGAATTTCATCGTCCTTCATTATTTTCTTTTTTGCAAAATCAAAAGGAAGAACCGATGTTTTTTCAATGTTACTCTCTGGTATCGCAGTTAATGCAATTTGTTTTTCAGCGATTGGGATTTTAAGTTATATCGCCAATGAAGCACAACTCCGGAATCTTTCTCTTTGGAATATGGGAAGTTTAGGTGGCGCTTCTTGGAACCTCTTAAAATCATTTTCCTGTTTTTTTGTATTACCACTTCTCGTAAGTCCCCTTATTGCGAAACAGTTAAACGTATTCATTCTTGGAGAGAGAGAAGCGACCCATTTAGGAATATCTACGGAACTTTTAAAAACCTCAATCATCCTCCTAATTGGTGTGAGCGTAGGAGCTTGTGTTTCTATTGTAGGTAACATTGGATTTGTTGGTTTGGCAGTACCTCACATTGTCAGACTTGCGATTGGACAAGACTATCGATATTTACTGATTACAACTTATATATTGGGTGGTGGTCTACTTTGTTTTGCCGATGCAATTTGTCGTGTGATCATCGCTCCTTCGGAAATTCCAGTGGGTATTGCGACTGCCTTACTCGGATCACCATTTTTTCTTAGTTTGATCAGAAAAAGGATGCACTCTATATGACAATACAAGCCATCGACTTAGATTATTCGATTGGATCGAAACAAATTCTTTCTAAAATAGAATTAGAAATTCATCCAGGTGAACTCCATGTTTTAATTGGGCGAAATGGCGCCGGAAAATCATCCCTCTTTCATATGTTATGTGGTGATATATATCCACAAAAAGGGACCATATATTTGGATGGAGTGGAACTACGGAACTATTCCAAAAGTCAGTTGGCCAAAATCCGAGCAGTCCTTACACAAGAAACGAATATCACTTTTCCCATCCATTCAGAAGCAGTGATTGCCCTTGGTCGTCACCCTCATGCAACAGATGTGTCTAGAGATAAAGAAATCGTTCAAACCTGTCTAAAAATTACTGATTCGATAGGCCAAAGAGAACAAAACTACGCGACCCTTTCTGGTGGAGAGAGACAAAAGATAAACTTCGGTAGAATCTTAGCACAAGCCTGGGAAACACCACCAAGATATATATTTCTTGATGAACCGGTATCTGCTTTAGATATACCCAACCAATACAAAACTCTGAATATCTGCAGGCATATGGCAGATCAAGGATATGCTGTATTTATGATCTTACATGACTTAAATCTAGCAGCACAGTATGCGGACAAAGTCACCCTACTCCATCAAGGAAGAATCATTAAATCAGGAAAACCAAATGAAGTCCTCACATCCGAAAATTTAGAAACTGCATTTGGAATTAAAACAAGAATTCTAAACGCACCAGAGGGCAATTTTATCATTCCAGAAATCATAGGAGAAACAATATGAATGAAAATTTAAAACAACAATGGGAAAACTTAACAAAAGAAATGCCCAAACTTAGAATCCGTGACGCTGCCAAACACTTAAAAGTAAGCGAAGCAGAGCTTCTTGCCACAAAAATCGGACCTTCCGTACAACTGTTAAAACCAGACTGGGCAGACTTTTTACTTAAAACAACAAGTCTAGGTTATGTGATGGCACTAACAAGAAACGAATCCTGTGTCCACGAAAGAAAAGGAGTTTATAAAGATGTATCAGTCAACGGACAAACAGCCCTTGCTGTTGGCGAAGACATAGACCTACGAATTTTTCTTAAAGATTGGAAGTATGGTTTTTATGTAGAAGAACCAAGAGAAAACGAAGTGATGCGTAGTTTTCAATTTTTTGACTCCAAAGGCGAAGCAGTTCACAAAATCTACCAAACAGATAAATCATTGGTAGACGGTTGGAAAAATCTCAAAAACCAATTTGTAGATGAGACAGCAACCTTCACAACACCAACAGCCGGAACAGTACCGAAAACAGAAACCAATGACCCAAAAGAAGTCCCTCAATTCTTAGAGGCATGGAGCAAACTGGAAGACACACATGACTTCTTTTCTTTACTTCGTAAATTCCAATACTCCCGCGAATTTTCACTAAAAGTCGCAAGTGGGAAGTTTTCTTTTAAAATTTCTACAGAAGATTTCTTAAATCTAATGGGTCAGGCAAGCAAACTGGATTTGGACATCATGATCTTTGTCGGAAATCCAGGAATGATTCAAATTCATACCGGAAAAATTCAAAAACTAGAACCGATGGGACCATGGTTTAATGTCTTGGATCCAGAATTCAATCTACACCTAAGAACCGACAGAATTGAATCCGTATACATCGTCGACAAACCAACAAAAGACGGCACAGTAACATCCGTAGAAGTTTTTGACAACGAAGGTATTTTGATTTTACAAATGTTTGGAAAACGCAAACCAGGGATCCCACAATCAGATGTTTGGTTTCAACTTTCTAGAGAGTATACAAATAAAAGTGAGGAACTAAACCCTTCTTTTGTATAAATCACTGGGGAAACTCAACTTCATCCGAAAACCTTGAGTACCATCAATACTCAAGGTTCCTCTCATTTGTTTCTCTGCAATCACTTTCGCCAAACTTAAACCCAACTTCTTCTGGTTCTGTAAGTCAAATCCCGCCGGTAATCCAATTCCATTGTCACTATATTCAAAATGGCAAACATTCCCATCAAATGAAAACAAAATTGAAATTTGCCCTACCTTTTGATCAGGAAAGGCATACTTAAAACTATTTGAAAGTAACTCTGTAAATACAAGTCCAAGAGGAACAGCGGTATCCAAAAGTAGAGACCCCTCCCCTACCTCGAAATTAACATGAATATCTAACTCTGAAATAGGATAGGCATTTCGAACCATATCAACTAACGAATTCAAATAATCTGAAACTGGGATTTCACTTAAATCTTTGTTGGCATATAAATGATCATGAACCAACGACATGGTTTGGATTTTGATCGAAGTATCTTCTACAATGGCCTGAATATTTTTATCATCCGGAAAATCTGATGCTTGTATCATTAAGATAGAACGAACCATTTGAATTGAATTTTTGGTTCTATGAAAAATTTCGGCGACTAAGTTTTCCTTTTCCAACAAAGACTTTCTGATCACTTCTGCATAAGTTTTATTTTCTTCAATTTCTTTGGAAAGAAGTCGATTACTTTGAATTAGTTTCTCATATGGATCATTGATAGCAGCAAGGAAAACAGCTTTATAAATCAAATAAAAAGCCCCAATTTTATAAATATGGCCAATCACGTTGTACACATCAAACACACTAGTGTAAAAAGCAAAAACCATCTCACTAAAAATACAAACAATGAAAGCAGATAAATAATATTGCCTTTGTTTTGTTGAAACATAAAAGCCAGCCTTCTTATAAAGAATGAGAGACAAAAAAAGGATTGTAATGATCACAAACTCCGCATTTTTTTTGAAAGCCGTTAACCCTTTCCCCTGTTCATAAGTCTGAGGGATCCAATGGGAATAAAAAATAACCAACAAGAAAACAACAGAAACCAAAAGAAAGGCAAAGAACATCAAAAACCTTTCTTTAACCAAACGATAGCTTCTCTCTGGTTTGATATAGATGGCACCAAACAAAACCATTGCCGTGATCATACGGGAAAAAATCCAAAACTGAGACGACTTGTTACCCGAGTTTGGCGTAATAAAATCAGGCATTCCTCGATACCCAAGTGTATGCATAAAATCAATCAACCCAACAACAAGAAATCCAACACCGAGAAACAAAGTGTGAGGGTTACGGCTTTGCGAATAAGAAAAGTATCCAAGGCCAAAAATAGAAAAAGATACAATAACACTAAAGATTTCAGTTACATTATGAAATACCAAAAAATAGCCGATTTCATACTCACGATAAAAGTAATTAGGAAATGTACCGACAAGCAGAAGTGGGAACAGACAAAACAAGGTAACACCTAAATATAGATGATTGTTTTTCAAAACTGCAAAAAGAGGATCAATTCTATACATTTATTAGGAGGAAATTAGATAGAATTCTTTTGTTCAGGCAAGAATTTATTTTAAAACAGGAAATAATATAACTCAAAAAATCAAAACTTAAACTTTCGTTAGGTCTATAGAAACCAAAGTAATATCATCTTTTGATACTTGTCGCATTGCGGACAATCTGTTCAGAAGATTTGTATGAAACGCATTCTGAGGGAATCCTACCAAAGGTTCTATTTCCGGGAATAAAATTGCGTCGGGTTCTTCATCTGGTTTTAGATTTTCATACAATCCATCGGTAAAAATAAGTATACGATCCCCTTCCTCCAAACCAATCATTTTTTGTTCGTATTCGAAATTAGATCGAACTCCAAGCAATAGACCAGGACATTCGAATGATTCTATTTCTCCATTACGAATCAAAACAAAGGGAGGATTCCCGGCAGAACTAAAGTATAATTTCATTTGAGAAAAATCGATATAGAAATAGGCTGCACTGACAAAACGAGCACTGAGACTTGTACAAAGAAAACGGTTCATGGCGGCAATCAGCTCTTTAGGTGACTCCTTAAACTCTTTCGCATTTCGGAATGCAATTTTAACTGTTGAGGAATCAAGTGCCGCACTCACTCCATGACCCGTCACATCAGCAATCACAAGACCAAAACCATCAGAAAACTCAAAATAATCATAGAAATCACCACCCACATCATAAAGCGGGTGATAAGACACAACCATCGATAATTTTTGATTTGTTGGCAACTTATCAGGCAATATACGCATTTGGATTTTTCTTGCAGTTTCCAAATCTTTCTTAATTGTCGTTAGTTGGTTCTGAGCGATTAGATTTTCTTCCAACAAAAAACGCAACCTCCTGCCCAAGGCAAGAGAGAACAAAATCACCTCAAATGCAGTCCCAATTTGTACCCCATAACGACCGAAAGTTGAAGATGGGATGAGTGAGGCCTTAGTCAAAGAATCAAAAATGACACCAATAAACAGTGTCACCCATGCAAAAAGAAAAAACAAAGAGGACTTCACTCCTTTTACATAGGAATAAGCACCCGCAGACATCAACAAAAGGAAGATATAAGGGAAAGTATAAATAAAGGAAACTTCGATCCAGTTAGATGGAATTACAAAAGAACAAATTGCCATCATTCCAAAAGCAACTACACTAAAGAAAATCAATCGATGTAAAAATGGGTTTATCTTTTTTAAATTTAAAAATGTTAACGAAAAAAGACCCACAAAAGTAAGGGATACGTTGACTGAAACATAAAGATAGGGCTTTACTGACATCGCTACATTTGGAAAGAACAGCTGTTTAAAAAACCCTCCAAGTAATGAGTAATTGATGGCTAAAGTTGCTAGGTACATACAATAATATACATAAGCTTTTTCTCGAACGCTGATATATATTAGTAAATTGTATAAGAGTAATGCAAGTATGATCCCAAAATAAACTCCATTGGCAATATAGTCTCTTTCCATTCTATCGAAAAAGGAATTAATTTTCCAAATCCGAAATGGGGCGCTTAAGATTCCCGAATTCTGGATGAAAACATAAATGGTTTTGGTTTCATAAGGTTTTAAAGATAATTTATAAATCGGGTTTCTATGTTGTATTTCTCTTTCGGCAAAAGGTTTAGAACCATCAAATTGTTTTTGAACGATCACACCTCCCGATTCCCAACCTAACAGGACGCTATCTACCCAAGGAGCTTCCAATTCTAGAATATAATCATTGGTTTCCTCATAAGGATTCGAGACATCAAACTTTACCCAAACCGAAGGTTTCCAATAACCAAAATTATATTTAAGTTCGTGCGCTTTGGACCAAACAGGTCCACTGGAAAGGATTTGTTCCAAGGTCTTCGTTTCGAAAGTATATTGGATGAGAGGACGTTCTGGGAAATTTGTGCCGCAGGACATAAAAATCAGAATGGATAGAAATAAATTAATTCTTCTGAGTTGGGTCATTGGCATGAATTGAAGCCTAATGCCAATTTTTTGAACCTAACGGTTACTGGAATTCAAAATCAAAATTAAGT
The Leptospira perdikensis genome window above contains:
- a CDS encoding HmuY family protein, yielding MLIKPKLQTSKHFSFVILLIVSFILNCSLKQDSNDDSSASLLLLAGGVESGIPCTAVPTNAVVTTGTYTTTVNATSSCNWVYVSLKSNGVKVESTSQWDIALKRFNIQTNSGTSGSGSGGACKSGSTNFASAFTGAECTAVVDVRLSSAGGGPVTSSSESINPVMAAPLDLTPMPAGYGAWYTYSNTILTAKTDVFIITGSDGAKYAIQMLDYYSAAGTSGNPKFQWKKL
- a CDS encoding heme/hemin ABC transporter substrate-binding protein; amino-acid sequence: MRLILFCIDAYSLLFEPWIMIQFNLTKTLGTLLVSIIVLTSPIFAEPNHRIVSANGTITEIIYALKLENQLVAVDSTSYFPKQATTLPNVGYQRTLTSEGILNVKPTQVIGLESAGPPATIQNLKDAGIPLLLFPDEYKLETPSNRVLEIGKIFGKQKEAENLAKSINEQIQKLKINKNNVKVLFIYSRNPSSVFISGTGTAAHAMIELSGAKNAVNEFSEYKPLTSEALAKANPDIILMPEKSAQGFGGEKAIWEINGMEFTRAGKEKNLILLDDLLLLGFGPRLPLALKTLNDKWKQLE
- a CDS encoding FecCD family ABC transporter permease, with the protein product MKKKFLFITFCILFTIFSAFASSLFGAMSIHWGDLFLSDSMESRVFFELRIPRILLGLMVGGSLAWSGALAQGLFRNPIVDPGLIGITAGCSLFASIAIVLGSSIPFLHSIWSVVLFSFVGGISSSFIIFFFAKSKGRTDVFSMLLSGIAVNAICFSAIGILSYIANEAQLRNLSLWNMGSLGGASWNLLKSFSCFFVLPLLVSPLIAKQLNVFILGEREATHLGISTELLKTSIILLIGVSVGACVSIVGNIGFVGLAVPHIVRLAIGQDYRYLLITTYILGGGLLCFADAICRVIIAPSEIPVGIATALLGSPFFLSLIRKRMHSI
- a CDS encoding heme ABC transporter ATP-binding protein, which produces MTIQAIDLDYSIGSKQILSKIELEIHPGELHVLIGRNGAGKSSLFHMLCGDIYPQKGTIYLDGVELRNYSKSQLAKIRAVLTQETNITFPIHSEAVIALGRHPHATDVSRDKEIVQTCLKITDSIGQREQNYATLSGGERQKINFGRILAQAWETPPRYIFLDEPVSALDIPNQYKTLNICRHMADQGYAVFMILHDLNLAAQYADKVTLLHQGRIIKSGKPNEVLTSENLETAFGIKTRILNAPEGNFIIPEIIGETI
- a CDS encoding hemin-degrading factor, which translates into the protein MNENLKQQWENLTKEMPKLRIRDAAKHLKVSEAELLATKIGPSVQLLKPDWADFLLKTTSLGYVMALTRNESCVHERKGVYKDVSVNGQTALAVGEDIDLRIFLKDWKYGFYVEEPRENEVMRSFQFFDSKGEAVHKIYQTDKSLVDGWKNLKNQFVDETATFTTPTAGTVPKTETNDPKEVPQFLEAWSKLEDTHDFFSLLRKFQYSREFSLKVASGKFSFKISTEDFLNLMGQASKLDLDIMIFVGNPGMIQIHTGKIQKLEPMGPWFNVLDPEFNLHLRTDRIESVYIVDKPTKDGTVTSVEVFDNEGILILQMFGKRKPGIPQSDVWFQLSREYTNKSEELNPSFV
- a CDS encoding MASE3 domain-containing protein, translating into MYRIDPLFAVLKNNHLYLGVTLFCLFPLLLVGTFPNYFYREYEIGYFLVFHNVTEIFSVIVSFSIFGLGYFSYSQSRNPHTLFLGVGFLVVGLIDFMHTLGYRGMPDFITPNSGNKSSQFWIFSRMITAMVLFGAIYIKPERSYRLVKERFLMFFAFLLVSVVFLLVIFYSHWIPQTYEQGKGLTAFKKNAEFVIITILFLSLILYKKAGFYVSTKQRQYYLSAFIVCIFSEMVFAFYTSVFDVYNVIGHIYKIGAFYLIYKAVFLAAINDPYEKLIQSNRLLSKEIEENKTYAEVIRKSLLEKENLVAEIFHRTKNSIQMVRSILMIQASDFPDDKNIQAIVEDTSIKIQTMSLVHDHLYANKDLSEIPVSDYLNSLVDMVRNAYPISELDIHVNFEVGEGSLLLDTAVPLGLVFTELLSNSFKYAFPDQKVGQISILFSFDGNVCHFEYSDNGIGLPAGFDLQNQKKLGLSLAKVIAEKQMRGTLSIDGTQGFRMKLSFPSDLYKRRV
- a CDS encoding 7TM diverse intracellular signaling domain-containing protein, producing MTQLRRINLFLSILIFMSCGTNFPERPLIQYTFETKTLEQILSSGPVWSKAHELKYNFGYWKPSVWVKFDVSNPYEETNDYILELEAPWVDSVLLGWESGGVIVQKQFDGSKPFAEREIQHRNPIYKLSLKPYETKTIYVFIQNSGILSAPFRIWKINSFFDRMERDYIANGVYFGIILALLLYNLLIYISVREKAYVYYCMYLATLAINYSLLGGFFKQLFFPNVAMSVKPYLYVSVNVSLTFVGLFSLTFLNLKKINPFLHRLIFFSVVAFGMMAICSFVIPSNWIEVSFIYTFPYIFLLLMSAGAYSYVKGVKSSLFFLFAWVTLFIGVIFDSLTKASLIPSSTFGRYGVQIGTAFEVILFSLALGRRLRFLLEENLIAQNQLTTIKKDLETARKIQMRILPDKLPTNQKLSMVVSYHPLYDVGGDFYDYFEFSDGFGLVIADVTGHGVSAALDSSTVKIAFRNAKEFKESPKELIAAMNRFLCTSLSARFVSAAYFYIDFSQMKLYFSSAGNPPFVLIRNGEIESFECPGLLLGVRSNFEYEQKMIGLEEGDRILIFTDGLYENLKPDEEPDAILFPEIEPLVGFPQNAFHTNLLNRLSAMRQVSKDDITLVSIDLTKV